In the genome of Lathyrus oleraceus cultivar Zhongwan6 chromosome 4, CAAS_Psat_ZW6_1.0, whole genome shotgun sequence, the window ACCGGTCAGTTTGGGCCCAAAATGTCAAACCGTTTTAAATCATGGAAGCAATTATGAGATCCAATTCCGACTGAATTTTTAATCAATTTAATTGAGTCCGATTTAAATGATTTATCGGTTAAAATGGATTAGTTTGTGCGGTTAATTGATATTTAATTGTTAAAAACTcaattatattttaatttttaaactTAAAACAATATTAAATAATAACTTAAAAGCAATTATAACCGTAAATCAACTTTAAATCAACTTCTAATaactttaaatcaactttgaTCAAACTCTAGATCACAACACATCAAACATTCATAATAGCATCTAAAAGTACTAGTAGAAGACCCGTGTGTCCGCACAGATAAAATCATTTATATATTAAATTATATTTCTGTATCGGAATGCTAAAATTATTTTGTACCATACAAAACATGTTATAAGTCAGCAAAATCCTCTATATAGATGTTGTCCTCTATTTATTATAATTCAGGAATAGAATACTAAACAAAGATAATGCAAAATCCTCTATATTTTTTAAGAAATGTCAACCCAGTTtcattttttttcctttctttgaGAATCTTGAGATGCCATGGCTTTGGCTTTATCACTGACCATAATCAAATTGATATCAATTTTGCATCAATCTTCACCATCTTATCAAATGGTTATGTAAAATGAGAACAAAAGATAATTCCGGTAGTAATTTCTCTTAATCAAATGGCTAAATTAGATAACCAGAACACATTTTTATAATCCACAAATATATGTTTCAGCTTTGAAACTTCATGTAAGTAAGTTGTACCAAAAATTTATGTAGTCATCATTTGAAGAAATAACTATTGATTTTACAGTTCAAAAATATGTAAATATATCAAAAGCTGAAATAAATATGAATAGATTTTTAGCAGAAAATATTGAAGTAGAATTTGAAGCTAGTGCTAACACAATATAATTGTAACATAATATATTGAAACAGAATTGTAACACAATATAACTGTAGCATTCATATACTATTGAAGCCGAATGTTAGTCTAACATAATATTGAAGACGAATGTGATGCAAACACAATATAATTGTATCATTCATAAACTATTTAAAGATAAAAATATATATAGCAAATTCTAATAATAAAGTGAATGGAATAAACTATAATTGTTAATATATAAGTAAAGTAGAATAAGAAATGGAATTTCCCCTCTTGGATTGATAATAAGGTTGTTTAAGATAAAGGAAAATAAACCAAAAGAGTTGTAAAATATATGAATTTCTACACAATATTATGAAAAACCTCTTTGAAGATAACATTTGTTGTTTTAGATAAATGATTTTTGTCTTTGTCATGAATCAATATTTTGAGTCCAGCTTTGCTCTTGACTCTTGACATTGCTACATATAGTTGTCTGTGACTGAATACATCATTTGGCAAATATAAACCAACATAATCTAATGATTGGCCTTGAGACTTGTTAATGGTCATTGAGAAAGAAACAACAATGGAAAATTGTCTTCGAATAAGTTTGAATGACCAAGAAGATTGAAAAGGAGACAAAGACATTCTTGGTATATAAATAATATTTCCAATGTGTGTACCTGATATAATTTTGGCTTCAATGACATGATTTGCTAGTCTAGTAACCGTCGATCTTGTTCCATTACATAGGCCTTCAAATTAATCCAGATTCCGTATCAACATGATGCATGATCCAATTTTTAATTTCACGGAATGATTTGGCAAGCCTGATGTTTTCAAACAGTTCAAGAATTTAGGAGTTAAATGTTCAAAACCATCACTATCATTTGCTTCTGATCTGTCAATGGAGTCACTATTTAAAAACTCCTTAGCGTCACTTGTATAGTTGAGTATTTTGATTAAGATTTAAAGGGAAAAATAAGATAATAGAAAGGGACAAAAGTAGATAAATAATTTCACCTGGAAGAAGATTTGTGACGTAGTCATTGATTTCGTCAACTGTTTTAATAGTTGAAGCCAAAATAGCTCGACTCTTTTGGTAGGTAGTATTAGAATAATTTTGAAGGAGATTTGGATAGGTACTTGAAACAATTTTGTCGATTGGGTCCAAATAATCATTTAGTAGGAACTTGGGTGGAATTGAAATTTCAGCATATCCATCATTTGGTTCAGATATTTTTCCATCACCAACTTGTAAAATCCATTTAGAAAACTTACGAATGTCTTCAATATCGTTTGAAAGTGACTCAGTTCCCAAACACATATTTTTGGTTAGTGTCAAAACTTTGCAATGGTCCCAAATATATGAAGCATTTATTGTAGAATGTACAATGTCAGACCTAGTACCTCTTGGAACCACAAGTAGAATTTGTCGGAAGTCACCACCAAATATAACAACTTTGCCTCCAAAAATTCTATCTCAAGGCACATCATCAATACCCATGAT includes:
- the LOC127137022 gene encoding uncharacterized protein LOC127137022; amino-acid sequence: MCLGTESLSNDIEDIRKFSKWILQVGDGKISEPNDGYAEISIPPKFLLNDYLDPIDKIVSSTYPNLLQNYSNTTYQKSRAILASTIKTVDEINDYVTNLLPGLCNGTRSTVTRLANHVIEAKIISGTHIGNIIYIPRMSLSPFQSSWSFKLIRRQFSIVVSFSMTINKSQGQSLDYVGLYLPNDVFSHRQLYVAMSRVKSKAGLKILIHDKDKNHLSKTTNVIFKEVFHNIV